One window of Terriglobia bacterium genomic DNA carries:
- a CDS encoding aldehyde dehydrogenase family protein: MSTTLTPVKSFGFLLDGRWISEGELHQIRAPYDQEIVGAVVYGTRRHAEAAIAAAVKAFETTRRLPAYERQRVLRSVAEALAARKDEFATVLAREAGKPLKQARAEVERGIATFFIAAEESTRINGEVLPLDTAPAATGRWGIVKRFPLGPISAITPFNFPLNLVAHKVAPAIACGCTVVLKPPPQDPLSALMLAELVQQAGWPDGALNVLNLSNEDAAPLVTDERIRLLSFTGSSAVGWELKKKAGKKRVVLELGGNAGCIVHGDADLKQAAERCVTGGFGYAGQTCISVQRIFVERKVMQEFTDHLVAGAKDLKIGDPLDAGTDVGPMIREADAVRAAEWIQEAVAGGAKLLCGGQRQGSFVQPAVLTASKPGMRVNCLEVFAPVVTVEPYDDFNEALRRVNDSPWGLQAGVFTRDARLIFRAFEELQVGGVIAGDIPTWRMDQMPYGGVKDSGLGREGLKYAIEEMTERKLLVMNIQ, translated from the coding sequence ATGAGCACCACACTGACGCCAGTCAAGAGCTTCGGATTCCTCCTCGACGGACGCTGGATCTCCGAAGGCGAACTGCACCAGATTCGCGCCCCCTACGATCAGGAGATCGTCGGTGCCGTCGTGTACGGCACGCGGCGCCACGCCGAGGCCGCCATCGCGGCGGCCGTGAAGGCCTTCGAGACCACGCGCCGCTTGCCCGCCTACGAACGCCAGCGCGTGCTGCGCTCCGTTGCCGAAGCGCTGGCCGCGCGCAAGGACGAGTTTGCCACCGTGCTGGCGCGCGAGGCCGGCAAGCCGCTCAAGCAGGCTCGCGCCGAAGTCGAGCGCGGCATCGCGACCTTCTTCATCGCCGCCGAAGAGAGTACCCGCATCAACGGTGAGGTTCTGCCGCTGGACACCGCGCCCGCCGCCACTGGACGCTGGGGAATTGTGAAGCGCTTTCCTCTGGGCCCGATCTCGGCGATCACGCCCTTCAACTTCCCGCTGAACCTGGTGGCGCACAAGGTTGCGCCCGCCATCGCCTGCGGCTGCACCGTCGTTCTGAAGCCGCCGCCGCAGGACCCGCTCAGTGCGCTCATGCTCGCCGAGCTCGTGCAGCAGGCCGGCTGGCCCGACGGCGCGCTCAACGTACTCAACCTCAGCAACGAGGACGCTGCGCCGCTGGTCACCGACGAGCGCATCAGACTGCTGAGCTTCACCGGCAGTTCCGCCGTTGGCTGGGAGCTGAAGAAGAAAGCCGGCAAGAAGCGCGTCGTGCTGGAGTTGGGCGGCAATGCCGGTTGCATCGTGCACGGCGATGCCGACCTGAAGCAGGCTGCTGAGCGTTGCGTCACCGGCGGATTCGGTTATGCCGGACAGACGTGCATCTCGGTGCAGCGAATTTTTGTCGAGCGCAAAGTCATGCAGGAGTTTACCGACCACCTGGTCGCGGGCGCGAAAGATCTGAAAATCGGCGATCCGCTGGACGCTGGCACCGATGTTGGCCCGATGATCCGCGAAGCCGACGCCGTCCGTGCCGCCGAATGGATCCAGGAAGCGGTCGCCGGCGGCGCCAAGCTGCTGTGCGGCGGCCAGCGTCAAGGTTCGTTCGTGCAACCGGCGGTGCTCACCGCCAGCAAGCCGGGTATGCGCGTCAATTGTCTGGAGGTCTTCGCCCCGGTCGTGACTGTCGAACCCTACGATGATTTCAATGAAGCATTGCGCCGCGTCAACGATTCGCCCTGGGGATTGCAGGCCGGAGTGTTCACCCGCGACGCGCGCCTGATCTTCCGCGCCTTTGAAGAACTGCAGGTCGGCGGCGTCATCGCCGGTGACATCCCCACCTGGCGCATGGACCAGATGCCCTACGGCGGTGTGAAGGATTCCGGTCTTGGCCGCGAAGGGCTGAAGTACGCGATCGAGGAGATGACGGAGAGGAAACTGCTGGTGATGAACATCCAGTAG
- a CDS encoding cytochrome c family protein — protein MAQVFHRSTNTISRMSIALSVVAVAAFFFVAEQVQRSPYTSWRGVARTQSVPFSHQHHVGGLGIDCRYCHTTVEVSSFAGIPPTKTCMNCHAQIWTNAAMLAPVRESFRSGKSLVWERANQIPDFVYFDHSIHINKGVGCASCHGPVDRMPLMYAEASLQMEWCLNCHRAPEKFLRPRAEIFNMRYEPPSGERPLEMDGKKFADQQSLGTYLKSKFRVRSVYAITSCDTCHR, from the coding sequence ATGGCCCAGGTATTCCACCGCAGCACGAACACAATTTCGAGAATGTCCATCGCGCTCAGCGTGGTGGCTGTGGCGGCATTCTTTTTTGTGGCCGAGCAGGTGCAGAGGTCGCCGTACACGAGCTGGCGGGGGGTGGCGCGGACGCAGTCGGTGCCGTTCAGCCACCAGCACCATGTCGGAGGGCTGGGCATCGACTGCCGTTACTGCCACACGACGGTGGAGGTTTCGAGCTTTGCCGGTATCCCGCCCACCAAGACCTGCATGAACTGCCACGCGCAGATCTGGACCAACGCCGCGATGCTGGCGCCGGTGCGAGAGAGCTTCCGCTCGGGGAAGTCCTTGGTGTGGGAGCGCGCCAACCAGATCCCCGACTTTGTGTATTTCGATCACAGCATTCATATCAACAAGGGCGTGGGATGCGCGTCGTGCCACGGGCCGGTGGACCGTATGCCGCTGATGTACGCGGAAGCTTCGCTGCAGATGGAGTGGTGCCTGAACTGCCATCGCGCGCCGGAAAAGTTCCTGCGTCCGCGGGCGGAAATTTTCAACATGCGCTATGAGCCGCCCAGCGGGGAAAGGCCGCTGGAGATGGACGGGAAGAAATTTGCCGACCAGCAGTCGCTGGGGACGTATCTGAAGTCCAAGTTCCGGGTGCGGAGCGTGTACGCCATCACGAGTTGCGATACGTGCCATCGGTGA
- a CDS encoding DUF3857 domain-containing protein, with product MKLFAVFLLLASAAVSQSVPPVPDAAKKDVYAQEPYVVELQRTVYRFENDGTGRKETSARIRVQSESGVELLGQLVFGYNSANESMQIPYVRVLKSDGTVVTASASAVQDLTAPVAREAPVYTDYHQKHVTVPGLRPGEVLEYQVVTAITTALAPGEFWMEHHFFDAGIILDDQLEVNIPRDRAVKLKTLPGHEPTITEEGGRRIYRWVSSHKQREDDDTDKKKKRKAQPEPPDVQMTTFASWESLGRWYAGLERDRRQPSAAVRARAEELVKGHNTDMEKLQAIYDYVAKDFRYVSLSFGLGRYQPHSADEVLSNQYGDCKDKHTLLEGLLEAIGIHASSALMNSKRKIDPDLPSPSQFDHVISVVPIGKEMVWLDTTTEIAPFRLITYNLRKKKALVIPPTGAAQLVETPAEATVANVQVIETEGKVSDLGKLTAHVRLAFSGDSELPLRLGFRQVPNARWKDLAQVVAQLEGLRGDVSNLKADDPSDNRGPLHLEFDIAQSNFLDWSKRQSQLDLPLARLRLPDLSDADENSAEPIEIGAPGSITVRLKIELPSTFTARAPLPFQMKRDYAEYRAAYDLKGNTFTTERAMILRAREIPAARLRDYAAFRRAIVADEAQQLALDNTQQGSPKPPENVKAQELYEAGLSALQAQNYRGAADLLQRVVELEPRHKSAWNDLGNAYLAQRRTDEAIKAYNQQIEINPFDEFAFNNLGRAWWDKRDYAKAAESFQKQIDVYPLDKFAHRNLGAMYLEEHKNREALPELEKAASLNPQDAQAFVSLGQAQLELGDDAKALAAFDRAVKIAPAPGIWNNIAYQLSLRNTHLDLAQQYAESAVASTAAALRNLTADTMQLEQQALVIGLAAQWDTLGWVYFQRGNLDKAEQFIAAAWLLGQHGEVGDHLAQIFEKRGEKEKTIAMYAQALAAYKPLPETRQRLAALLAPSGDKQAGASSDDKTLDKPVAKPVAGKVAGKSAIQNPMIDGKIDALVEKARHELEALRTVGLGPLVKESAQADFYLIVGPGPKVEDARFISGSDKLKPFTDALRAAKVKFSFPDSTPTRLLRRGTLSCAPAADCKFVLLPADDLSGAQ from the coding sequence ATGAAGCTATTTGCCGTTTTTCTCCTTCTCGCTTCCGCCGCTGTCTCCCAAAGCGTTCCCCCAGTGCCGGACGCCGCGAAGAAGGATGTCTATGCGCAGGAGCCTTACGTCGTCGAATTGCAGCGCACCGTCTATCGCTTCGAAAACGACGGCACTGGTCGCAAGGAAACCTCCGCGCGTATCCGCGTGCAGAGCGAGTCTGGGGTCGAACTTCTCGGCCAGCTCGTCTTCGGCTACAACTCCGCCAACGAGAGCATGCAGATCCCCTACGTGCGCGTCCTCAAGTCCGACGGCACGGTCGTCACCGCGTCTGCCAGCGCGGTCCAGGACCTCACGGCTCCGGTCGCGCGCGAAGCGCCGGTTTACACCGATTACCATCAGAAGCATGTCACCGTTCCCGGCCTCCGTCCCGGCGAAGTGCTCGAATACCAGGTTGTCACCGCCATCACCACGGCGCTGGCGCCCGGCGAATTCTGGATGGAGCACCACTTCTTCGACGCCGGCATCATTCTCGACGACCAGCTCGAGGTCAACATTCCGCGCGACCGTGCCGTCAAGCTGAAGACCCTCCCCGGTCACGAACCCACCATCACGGAGGAAGGCGGACGCCGCATCTACCGCTGGGTTTCCTCGCATAAACAACGCGAGGACGACGACACGGACAAGAAGAAGAAACGCAAAGCGCAGCCCGAACCCCCCGATGTGCAAATGACTACCTTTGCCTCCTGGGAGAGCCTTGGCCGCTGGTATGCCGGCCTGGAACGCGACCGCCGCCAGCCCTCCGCCGCCGTGCGCGCCCGCGCCGAGGAACTGGTTAAGGGCCACAACACCGACATGGAGAAGTTGCAGGCCATCTACGATTACGTCGCCAAGGATTTCCGTTACGTCAGCCTGTCTTTCGGGCTGGGCCGCTATCAGCCGCACTCCGCTGATGAAGTCCTCTCCAACCAGTACGGCGACTGCAAGGACAAGCACACCCTGCTCGAAGGTCTGCTGGAAGCCATCGGCATTCACGCTTCCTCCGCGCTGATGAATTCCAAGCGCAAGATCGATCCCGACCTGCCTTCGCCCTCGCAGTTCGATCACGTCATCAGCGTGGTACCGATCGGCAAGGAAATGGTCTGGCTGGATACCACCACGGAAATCGCGCCCTTCCGCCTGATCACTTACAACTTGCGCAAAAAGAAGGCGCTCGTGATTCCTCCTACCGGCGCAGCGCAATTGGTGGAAACGCCCGCCGAGGCGACCGTCGCCAACGTCCAGGTGATCGAAACCGAAGGCAAGGTCAGCGATCTGGGCAAGCTCACCGCCCACGTGCGCCTGGCGTTCAGCGGGGACAGCGAGCTCCCGCTGCGCCTCGGTTTTCGCCAGGTGCCAAATGCGCGCTGGAAGGATTTGGCGCAGGTGGTGGCTCAACTCGAAGGCCTCCGCGGCGATGTCAGCAACTTGAAAGCTGACGATCCCTCTGACAACCGCGGCCCCCTCCATCTCGAATTCGATATCGCGCAGTCCAATTTCCTTGACTGGTCCAAGCGCCAGTCGCAGCTCGACCTGCCGCTCGCCCGGCTGCGCCTGCCCGATCTCTCCGACGCCGACGAAAATTCCGCCGAGCCCATCGAGATCGGCGCTCCCGGCAGCATCACCGTGCGTCTGAAGATCGAGCTGCCTTCCACTTTCACCGCGCGCGCTCCACTGCCCTTCCAGATGAAGCGCGACTACGCTGAGTACCGCGCCGCTTACGACCTCAAGGGCAACACCTTCACGACCGAGCGCGCCATGATCCTGCGCGCCCGCGAAATTCCCGCTGCCCGCCTGCGCGATTACGCCGCCTTCCGCCGCGCCATTGTCGCCGACGAAGCCCAGCAGCTTGCCCTCGACAACACTCAGCAGGGCTCGCCCAAGCCGCCCGAGAATGTCAAGGCGCAGGAGCTGTACGAAGCCGGGCTCAGCGCCCTGCAGGCGCAGAATTATCGCGGCGCCGCCGATTTGTTGCAGCGCGTCGTCGAGCTCGAACCCCGGCACAAATCGGCGTGGAACGATCTTGGCAACGCCTACCTCGCGCAGCGCCGCACCGACGAAGCCATCAAGGCCTACAACCAGCAGATCGAGATCAACCCCTTCGACGAGTTTGCCTTCAACAATCTTGGCCGCGCCTGGTGGGACAAGCGCGACTACGCCAAGGCCGCCGAATCATTTCAGAAGCAGATCGACGTCTACCCGCTCGACAAGTTTGCCCACCGTAACCTCGGCGCCATGTACCTGGAGGAGCACAAAAACCGCGAGGCGCTCCCCGAACTGGAAAAAGCCGCGTCCCTCAACCCACAGGACGCGCAGGCATTCGTCAGCCTCGGGCAGGCGCAACTCGAACTCGGCGACGACGCCAAGGCGCTCGCCGCCTTCGACCGCGCCGTCAAGATCGCACCCGCTCCCGGCATCTGGAACAACATCGCCTACCAGCTCAGCCTGAGGAACACGCACCTCGATCTCGCCCAGCAATACGCCGAATCCGCCGTCGCCTCCACCGCCGCCGCGCTGCGCAATCTCACCGCCGACACCATGCAGCTCGAGCAGCAGGCGCTCGTCATCGGGCTGGCGGCGCAGTGGGACACTCTCGGGTGGGTGTATTTCCAGCGCGGCAATCTCGACAAGGCCGAACAATTCATCGCCGCCGCCTGGCTCTTGGGACAACACGGCGAGGTCGGCGATCACCTGGCGCAGATTTTCGAAAAGCGCGGCGAAAAGGAGAAGACTATTGCCATGTATGCCCAGGCCCTCGCCGCCTATAAGCCACTGCCGGAAACCCGTCAGCGCCTCGCCGCCCTGCTCGCCCCTTCCGGCGATAAGCAAGCTGGCGCGTCCAGCGACGACAAGACTCTGGATAAGCCGGTCGCGAAACCGGTGGCCGGGAAAGTCGCCGGCAAAAGCGCTATCCAGAATCCGATGATTGATGGGAAGATCGACGCGCTGGTAGAGAAGGCCCGCCACGAGCTGGAAGCGCTGCGCACCGTCGGCCTTGGACCACTGGTGAAAGAATCCGCGCAGGCCGATTTTTATCTCATCGTTGGTCCCGGCCCGAAAGTCGAAGACGCGCGTTTCATCAGCGGCAGCGACAAGCTCAAGCCCTTCACCGACGCTCTCCGCGCCGCCAAAGTTAAGTTCAGCTTCCCCGACAGTACCCCCACGCGCCTGCTCCGCCGCGGCACGCTCTCCTGCGCCCCCGCCGCCGACTGCAAGTTCGTTCTTCTCCCCGCCGACGACCTCTCCGGCGCGCAATAG
- a CDS encoding carboxypeptidase regulatory-like domain-containing protein, with protein MKRLVLTAALVLLDVAMAWACSCTTPGPACQAFWHTDVVFIGEVTAIETTTVPMDVMAKSYQVPQKEVHFRVVRSYRGNVGAEATVHTGLGGGDCGYKFELGHSYLVYASQRDGDIRTGICSRTAEAEKAADDIAWLDSLPSLAKSATALGTVTTQIVKDQAYKRQPMPGVGITVTDTSGQVTRTTTDAGGAYSVTGLAAGEYSVAAILPDGFVSSGSPRKINLHEQGCAQVSFYAAPNGTIRGRVLDAEGQGVKGMPVALNFLEDPYQIRDRKYLTTNRIATTAANGEYEFDTLLPGNYIVIANQFGATKEHPFPRLLYPGVEDPVNASPVSIGFATGAHDIDFRLPPKLTLTSIEVEVKDASGNAVANARVFAHDQELTTSVLSLTGNSNAIGLASLEVFEERAYFITATLNGAKGGQRCGGPVMWKKGMKRVAVTIERLYGNCMASLKDAH; from the coding sequence GTGAAAAGGCTGGTGTTGACAGCGGCGCTGGTCCTCCTGGACGTGGCGATGGCGTGGGCATGTTCCTGCACGACGCCCGGTCCGGCATGCCAGGCATTTTGGCATACCGATGTTGTGTTTATCGGCGAGGTGACCGCGATCGAGACGACTACTGTGCCTATGGACGTGATGGCAAAGAGTTACCAAGTGCCACAGAAGGAGGTTCATTTCCGGGTGGTTCGAAGCTATCGAGGAAACGTGGGCGCGGAGGCAACCGTGCACACGGGCCTGGGCGGTGGTGACTGCGGCTACAAATTTGAACTCGGGCACTCATATCTGGTTTATGCGTCGCAACGTGACGGTGACATCCGCACCGGCATTTGTTCGCGAACCGCCGAGGCGGAAAAGGCGGCGGACGATATCGCGTGGCTGGATTCGTTGCCGTCACTTGCGAAGAGCGCAACTGCCTTGGGAACAGTAACAACTCAGATCGTGAAAGATCAGGCCTATAAACGGCAACCCATGCCGGGGGTCGGAATCACCGTGACCGACACGAGTGGTCAAGTAACAAGGACAACGACAGATGCAGGGGGCGCGTACTCTGTCACGGGTCTTGCCGCAGGCGAATACAGTGTGGCCGCGATACTGCCGGACGGATTCGTTTCCTCCGGGAGCCCGCGCAAAATCAACCTGCATGAACAAGGGTGTGCTCAAGTTTCATTCTATGCGGCGCCGAACGGAACGATCCGGGGCCGAGTGCTGGATGCGGAGGGCCAAGGAGTAAAGGGAATGCCGGTTGCCCTGAACTTCCTTGAAGACCCGTATCAGATTCGCGACCGGAAGTACCTGACCACGAATAGGATCGCGACGACTGCTGCCAACGGTGAATACGAATTCGATACGCTTCTGCCGGGCAATTACATCGTCATAGCCAATCAATTTGGCGCCACGAAGGAACATCCTTTCCCACGACTGTTATATCCGGGCGTAGAGGATCCCGTGAATGCAAGTCCGGTTTCGATCGGTTTCGCAACAGGAGCACATGACATTGATTTCCGGTTGCCGCCGAAGCTGACGCTCACCTCTATTGAGGTAGAAGTGAAGGACGCCAGCGGCAATGCGGTAGCGAACGCGCGGGTGTTTGCACACGATCAGGAGCTGACCACTTCAGTGTTGTCGCTCACCGGCAACAGCAATGCGATCGGACTTGCCAGCCTGGAGGTGTTCGAGGAGCGTGCCTACTTCATTACTGCAACACTCAACGGAGCCAAAGGCGGTCAGCGCTGCGGTGGGCCCGTCATGTGGAAGAAAGGCATGAAACGGGTGGCTGTGACGATTGAGCGGCTCTACGGCAACTGCATGGCAAGTTTGAAAGACGCACATTAA